One region of Pirellulales bacterium genomic DNA includes:
- a CDS encoding PhoPQ-activated pathogenicity-related family protein, translated as MATSLARKVTGLALAIVMVVLSEATPAAETALDRYTTKADPAFAWKVAARIPGDGYTTYIIDLTSQTWRSADEVDRPVWKHWLSIVKPDKAAGDTAFLYIGGGKNGEDIPQAAPERVVNLALGTNTVVAELGQVPNQPLFFADSKEAGRSEDDLIAYTRIKYINTHDETWLVRLAMVKSGIRAMDAVQQFLASDEGGKQKVEHFVVAGGSKRGWTTWLVGAMDNRVVAIIPLVIDALNSEVITRHHYEAYGFFSPALGDYVRHKVFPDKVGTPEYREVLQIEDPYNYRDRARLKIPKYLINASGDQFFLPDNSQFYYAELPEEKHLRYVPNAKHNLEGSDARESLEAFYQAILSKRPRPQFTWTKDKDGTLIVAAPETPQQVNLWQATNPDARDFRVDTIGKAWTSTPLPADKPGSYTGRVAKPAKGFTAFFVELVYPSGGRYPFKFTTEVSVVPDILPFKFEDAFKKK; from the coding sequence ATGGCGACCAGCTTAGCGCGGAAGGTGACGGGCTTGGCCCTGGCGATTGTCATGGTAGTTCTTTCCGAAGCGACCCCAGCGGCCGAAACCGCGCTTGACCGGTACACGACCAAGGCCGATCCCGCGTTCGCCTGGAAGGTGGCGGCCCGCATTCCGGGGGATGGCTACACGACGTACATTATCGATCTGACGTCGCAAACCTGGCGCTCGGCCGACGAAGTTGATCGCCCAGTCTGGAAGCACTGGCTGTCGATCGTCAAGCCGGACAAGGCGGCCGGCGACACGGCGTTTCTCTATATCGGTGGCGGCAAGAACGGTGAAGATATTCCCCAGGCTGCGCCCGAACGAGTTGTGAACCTGGCGCTGGGCACCAACACCGTGGTGGCCGAGCTAGGGCAAGTGCCGAATCAGCCGCTGTTCTTCGCCGACTCGAAAGAAGCCGGCCGATCCGAGGATGACCTGATTGCCTATACGCGCATCAAGTACATCAACACCCACGACGAGACGTGGCTGGTGCGGCTGGCGATGGTCAAAAGCGGCATCCGCGCGATGGACGCCGTACAACAATTCCTGGCCTCCGACGAAGGAGGCAAGCAAAAGGTCGAGCACTTCGTCGTCGCCGGTGGCTCGAAGCGCGGTTGGACGACCTGGCTCGTGGGCGCGATGGACAATCGCGTGGTTGCCATCATTCCGCTGGTGATCGACGCCCTGAATTCCGAGGTCATCACTCGTCACCATTACGAGGCGTACGGTTTCTTCTCGCCGGCGCTGGGGGATTACGTCCGCCACAAGGTCTTTCCCGACAAAGTCGGCACGCCCGAATATCGCGAAGTGCTGCAAATCGAGGATCCCTATAACTATCGTGATCGTGCCCGGCTGAAGATTCCCAAGTATTTGATCAATGCCTCGGGCGATCAGTTCTTCCTGCCGGACAATTCACAGTTCTATTACGCGGAGCTTCCCGAAGAGAAGCATCTGCGTTACGTCCCGAATGCGAAGCACAATCTCGAGGGAAGCGATGCGCGGGAAAGCCTCGAAGCGTTCTATCAGGCGATCCTCAGCAAGCGTCCGCGGCCGCAATTCACCTGGACGAAAGACAAGGACGGTACGCTGATTGTTGCCGCGCCTGAAACTCCGCAGCAGGTGAATCTGTGGCAGGCCACGAACCCCGACGCGCGCGATTTCCGCGTTGATACGATCGGCAAGGCCTGGACATCGACACCGCTGCCAGCAGATAAGCCTGGGAGTTACACTGGTCGCGTCGCCAAGCCAGCCAAGGGATTCACGGCGTTCTTCGTCGAGTTGGTCTACCCCAGCGGTGGCCGTTACCCGTTCAAATTCACGACCGAAGTGAGCGTGGTGCCGGACATCTTGCCGTTCAAGTTCGAGGACGCTTTTAAGAAGAAGTAG